Proteins encoded in a region of the Onychostoma macrolepis isolate SWU-2019 chromosome 20, ASM1243209v1, whole genome shotgun sequence genome:
- the tab2 gene encoding LOW QUALITY PROTEIN: TGF-beta-activated kinase 1 and MAP3K7-binding protein 2 (The sequence of the model RefSeq protein was modified relative to this genomic sequence to represent the inferred CDS: inserted 1 base in 1 codon), producing MAQGNQQIDNQVLHHLRQKFPEVPEDVVSECVLQNKNNFAACFEYLTKVSPGFLYSEGSQSSTDLRNHMTQLNLGVSQNTHGAVQRDVVRMNGSRTVTPSVSDGPLTVPSSLSEFYQPETPSVPTHTPTSLGAFATMESTRKPQPPQHLGLYQVGGKGHGPPPTPRFNPITVTLAPNTGRNTPTSLHIHGGPQSGLNSPNSIYIRPYVTQPGSTRQVQGRAQYSPTSQPAQQIYQISHPAASQSWSGGQHQTSHVYMPISSPTNTQAPSIPSAVASQAASSXSPSSSSSTFSQYNIQNISTGPRKNQIEIKLESPQRVSGGSTATLLRSGSAPRAVCSSTSSSCPASSSLAASAGPSTPISIGGAGLSRSQPTVYISPSPPAADDCALVPNAPRSQPKFYISANASADDGGARNPPTVYISANPALQGPAGLRALGSQVSMGPAYIHHHPPKSRPSVGAGGTATSPRVVVTQPNTKYTFKITVSPNKPPAVSPGVVSPTFEPTNLLSLPGDHHYAEPEPLYQSDPLSPQRDKSSEPRRLSMGADDAAYTQALLVHQRARMERLWHELEQKKRKLEKLKEEVNEMENDLTRRRLQRSNSVCQIPSIEEMQQLRCKNRLLQIDIDCLTKEIDLLQTRGPDFNPIAIHNFYDNLGFLGPVPPKPPKGPTKPAVDLDRRGRRINVSSKLKRDPSLPPVPPAEGSRSARLVSEPEEDDGVQWSCTACTFLNHPALNRCEECEFPRHF from the exons ATGGCACAGGGAAACCAGCAGATTGACAACCAGGTTCTGCACCACCTGCGGCAAAAGTTTCCAGAGGTTCCCGAGGACGTGGTGTCCGAGTGTGTCCTGCAG AATAAGAACAATTTTGCTGCGTGTTTTGAGTACCTGACCAAGGTGAGTCCTGGTTTCTTGTATAGCGAAGGCAGCCAGAGTTCGACAGATCTTCGCAATCACATGACCCAGCTCAACCTTGGCGTCTCTCAGAATACCCATGGTGCCGTGCAGCGAGATGTAGTGAGGATGAATGGCAGCAGGACTGTCACCCCCAGTGTGAGCGATGGGCCATTGACTGTGCCATCCTCCCTTTCCGAGTTCTACCAGCCCGAAACGCCGTCTGTGCCGACACACACGCCCACGAGCCTCGGCGCCTTCGCCACCATGGAGTCCACGCGTAAGCCACAGCCTCCTCAGCACCTGGGCCTTTACCAGGTCGGGGGCAAAGGTCACGGACCGCCTCCCACCCCACGCTTCAACCCAATTACGGTGACGCTTGCGCCCAACACCGGCCGCAACACGCCGACCTCCCTGCACATCCACGGAGGGCCTCAGTCGGGCCTGAACAGCCCGAACTCCATCTACATCCGGCCGTACGTGACTCAGCCGGGCTCCACGCGACAGGTGCAGGGCCGGGCTCAGTACAGCCCCACCTCGCAGCCCGCGCAGCAGATCTATCAGATCAGCCACCCCGCAGCCTCCCAGAGCTGGAGTGGTGGCCAGCATCAGACCTCGCACGTGTACATGCCCATCAGCTCGCCCACCAACACCCAGGCGCCCTCCATTCCCTCGGCTGTGGCCTCACAGGCCGCCTCCT CCTCGCCGTCCTCCAGCTCGTCCACCTTTAGCCAGTACAACATCCAGAACATCTCGACCGGGCCGCGGAAGAATCAGATCGAGATAAAGCTGGAGTCTCCGCAGAGGGTGTCCGGAGGTTCGACAGCGACGCTCCTGCGCTCTGGCTCTGCGCCGCGAGCCGTCTGTAGCTCCACGTCTTCGTCCTGTCCGGCGTCGTCTTCGCTGGCTGCGTCCGCGGGTCCCTCCACTCCCATCTCGATCGGCGGCGCCGGGCTGAGTCGCAGCCAGCCCACGGTGTACATCTCCCCGTCCCCGCCCGCTGCGGACGATTGTGCCCTCGTTCCCAACGCCCCTCGCTCGCAGCCCAAGTTCTACATCTCTGCGAATGCGTCGGCCGACGACGGAGGGGCGAGGAACCCGCCGACAGTCTATATCTCGGCCAATCCCGCACTGCAGGGCCCCGCAGGTCTGCGAGCTTTGGGGAGCCAGGTGAGCATGGGCCCTGCGTACATACACCACCACCCGCCCAAATCCCGGCCCTCTGTGGGAGCCGGAGGCACGGCCACATCTCCTCGCGTGGTGGTGACGCAGCCCAACACCAAATACACCTTCAAAATCACTGTCTCCCCCAACAAACCTCCGGCTGTGTCTCCTGGGGTGGTGTCGCCCACGTTCGAGCCGACTAACCTGCTCAGTCTGCCAGGGGATCACCATTATGCAGAACCGGAACCGCTGTACCAGTCCGACCCGCTCTCACCTCAACGAGACAAAAGCTCGGAGCCGCGCAGACTCAGCATGGGTGCAGACGACGCTGCTTACACGCAAG CGTTGCTGGTGCATCAGAGAGCACGCATGGAGCGACTGTGGCACGAGTTAGAGCAGAAGAAGAGAAAGCTGGAGAAGCTGAAAGAGGAAGTCAACGAGATGGAGAATGACCTCACGAGGAGACGGCTGCAGCGCTCCAACTCCGTCTGTCAGATACCATCT attgAGGAGATGCAGCAATTGAGGTGTAAGAATAGGCTTCTACAGATCGATATTGATTGTTTAACCAAAGAGATTGACCTCCTTCAGACACGAG GACCAGACTTCAATCCCATTGCAATTCACAATTTTTATGACAACCTTGGATTCTTGGGTCCTGTACCTCCTAAACCTCCCAAAGGTCCTACGAAACCAG CAGTGGATCTCGACAGGAGAGGGCGCAGGATCAATGTCAGCTCCAAGCTGAAGAGAGACCCGTCTCTCCCTCCTGTCCCTCCCGCCG agggCAGCCGCAGCGCCAGGCTCGTGTCGGAGCCCGAGGAGGACGACGGTGTCCAGTGGAGCTGCACCGCCTGCACCTTCCTCAACCACCCCGCCCTCAACCGCTGTGAAGAGTGTGAATTCCCCCGGCATTTCTGA